From Candidatus Amoebophilus asiaticus 5a2, the proteins below share one genomic window:
- a CDS encoding RNA methyltransferase, protein MKKLSTQELGRLSTKEFKNALKIPLILVLDNLRSMHNIGAAFRIADAFLLEKIYLCGITAQPPHREIHKTALGAEETVIWEYVPDTYTLLQSLKTKGYLIVALEQTDESIPLQSYQINSNNKCALVFGNEVFGIQEEALAACDLALEIPQHGTKHSLNVSVSMGIAIWELTKDKFGG, encoded by the coding sequence ATGAAAAAACTTAGTACCCAAGAACTCGGTAGGCTTTCCACAAAAGAGTTTAAGAATGCTCTTAAGATACCGTTGATATTAGTGTTAGATAATTTAAGAAGTATGCATAATATAGGAGCAGCTTTTCGTATAGCAGATGCATTCTTATTAGAGAAAATATATTTATGTGGCATCACAGCTCAACCACCTCACAGAGAAATTCATAAAACAGCACTAGGTGCAGAAGAAACGGTAATATGGGAGTATGTGCCTGATACCTATACTCTATTGCAATCCTTAAAGACTAAGGGATATTTAATAGTTGCTTTAGAACAGACGGACGAAAGTATACCTTTACAGAGTTATCAAATCAACTCCAATAACAAGTGTGCTTTGGTATTTGGAAATGAGGTCTTTGGCATTCAAGAAGAGGCCTTAGCCGCTTGTGACCTTGCTTTAGAAATTCCTCAGCATGGTACCAAGCATTCTTTAAATGTTTCGGTGAGCATGGGAATTGCAATATGGGAATTAACAAAAGACAAATTTGGAGGTTAA
- the mutS gene encoding DNA mismatch repair protein MutS, with protein sequence MKQYNEIKAKYPGSLLLFRVGDFYETFGEDAVKTSKLLDIVLTKRANGAAAAVELAGFPHHALDTYLPKLVKAGHRVAICDQLEDPKAVKGIVKRGVTELVTPGLSFHDAVLERRHNNYLASLYFEKELVGIAFLDVSTGEFLTAQGKATYIDKLMQGFQPAEVIISKKQRATFQAFSKENYPSYALEDWVYQPDYAQEKLNEHFGTASIKGFGIDNLPLGVIASGAILRYLEETEHKEKKHITSIARIEEDKYVWLDKFTIRNLEILQPQQEGGVSLIEVLDKTVTPMGARLMKKWLVLPLKDIQAIQRRLDIVDLFYQDTNLWGSILQELKQISDLERLISKVSVGRATPRDLLALQKALQHTLPIQNYLQTSEHDLLIKLSQQLHNCEYLADKIRGTLQDNPPLSLTQGDLIREGIDSELDELRKIAYQGKDYLLQLQQKEIKNTGINSLKIAYNKVFGYYLEVTNVHKSKVPASWIRKQTLVNAERYVTEELKTYEEKILQAESKMLEIEQRLYQQLLDSALEFVPQILQNAKILAQIDCYLTFAQEARKHQYTKPILANHKKIIIKNGRHPVIEQQLSVDVSYVPNDIYLDNETQQVIVITGPNMAGKSALLRQVALIVLMAQIGSFVPASQAEIGLVDKIFTRVGASDNLALGESTFMVEMTETASIMHNLSDRSLIVMDEIGRGTSTYDGISIAWSIIEYLHNHPKYKAKTLFATHYHELNQLSDQLERVKNFNVAVKEVAGKIIFLRKLREGGSEHSFGIHVAQLAGMPTQVVERASEILGHLEHDKKHIENKAKIKTIPAKTYQLALFEADPDIEKAKSLLKQLDIDTLAPIEALLKLKELQESLK encoded by the coding sequence ATGAAGCAATACAATGAAATTAAGGCAAAATATCCTGGTTCATTATTGCTTTTTAGGGTAGGCGACTTTTACGAAACTTTTGGAGAAGATGCTGTAAAAACCAGCAAGTTGCTAGATATTGTTTTAACTAAACGTGCTAATGGTGCAGCAGCGGCTGTAGAATTAGCTGGTTTTCCACACCATGCGCTCGATACTTATTTGCCTAAGTTAGTTAAAGCAGGGCATCGAGTTGCTATTTGTGACCAACTAGAAGATCCTAAAGCAGTTAAAGGTATTGTAAAGAGAGGTGTTACTGAACTAGTAACCCCAGGTCTTTCTTTTCATGATGCTGTCTTAGAACGCAGGCACAATAACTATCTAGCATCTTTATACTTTGAGAAAGAGTTAGTAGGTATTGCCTTTCTAGATGTCTCTACCGGTGAATTTCTTACGGCACAAGGAAAGGCTACTTATATAGATAAATTGATGCAGGGCTTCCAACCTGCAGAAGTAATTATAAGCAAAAAGCAAAGAGCCACTTTTCAGGCATTTTCTAAAGAAAATTACCCTAGCTATGCGCTCGAAGATTGGGTATATCAGCCTGATTATGCACAAGAAAAACTCAACGAACATTTTGGTACTGCTTCCATTAAGGGATTTGGAATAGACAACCTGCCACTAGGGGTTATAGCTAGTGGGGCTATCCTCCGATACCTAGAAGAGACAGAACACAAAGAAAAAAAGCATATTACTTCAATTGCCCGTATTGAAGAAGACAAGTATGTATGGCTAGATAAATTTACCATTAGAAATTTAGAAATACTACAGCCACAACAAGAAGGGGGCGTGTCGTTGATTGAAGTGCTTGATAAAACAGTGACTCCCATGGGCGCTCGCTTAATGAAAAAATGGCTGGTGTTGCCCTTAAAAGATATACAGGCCATACAGAGAAGGCTAGATATTGTTGATCTGTTTTACCAGGATACTAATTTATGGGGAAGTATTTTACAAGAGCTTAAACAGATTAGTGATTTGGAAAGGCTTATATCTAAAGTTTCTGTTGGTAGAGCTACTCCACGAGATCTATTAGCCTTACAGAAAGCATTGCAACATACGCTTCCTATACAAAACTACTTACAAACGAGCGAACATGATTTGCTTATAAAGTTGAGCCAGCAGCTCCACAACTGTGAATACTTGGCTGATAAAATTAGAGGAACATTACAGGATAATCCTCCGTTGTCTCTTACTCAAGGAGATCTGATCCGAGAAGGTATTGATAGTGAGTTGGATGAGTTAAGAAAAATTGCTTACCAAGGAAAAGATTATTTACTCCAGCTACAACAAAAAGAAATTAAAAATACAGGCATCAATTCCTTAAAGATTGCTTATAATAAGGTGTTTGGCTATTACTTAGAAGTTACTAATGTACATAAGTCTAAAGTTCCAGCTTCGTGGATACGTAAACAGACACTGGTAAATGCAGAGCGCTATGTTACAGAGGAGCTAAAGACATATGAAGAAAAGATTTTACAAGCAGAAAGTAAGATGCTGGAAATAGAACAAAGGTTATATCAGCAATTACTAGATAGCGCTTTAGAATTCGTTCCACAAATTTTACAGAATGCAAAAATTTTAGCTCAAATAGATTGTTATCTTACATTTGCACAAGAGGCTAGAAAGCATCAGTACACCAAACCTATTCTTGCCAATCATAAAAAAATAATTATAAAAAATGGTAGACATCCTGTTATCGAACAACAATTGTCTGTTGATGTAAGCTATGTGCCTAACGATATTTACCTAGATAATGAAACACAGCAGGTTATTGTTATTACAGGTCCTAATATGGCTGGTAAATCTGCATTATTAAGGCAAGTGGCACTCATTGTACTGATGGCACAGATAGGCTCTTTTGTACCAGCTAGTCAGGCAGAGATTGGCTTGGTAGACAAAATATTTACTCGGGTAGGAGCCTCAGACAATTTAGCGCTAGGAGAGTCTACTTTTATGGTAGAGATGACGGAAACTGCCAGCATTATGCATAATTTAAGTGACCGTAGTCTGATTGTCATGGATGAAATTGGACGTGGGACTAGCACTTATGATGGCATATCAATTGCCTGGTCTATTATTGAATATTTACATAACCATCCTAAATACAAAGCAAAAACTTTATTTGCTACGCATTATCATGAGCTTAATCAATTATCAGATCAGTTAGAGCGTGTTAAGAACTTTAATGTGGCGGTTAAGGAAGTAGCAGGTAAAATTATATTTTTACGTAAACTTAGGGAGGGTGGGAGTGAACATAGCTTTGGGATTCATGTAGCTCAGCTAGCAGGAATGCCAACTCAAGTAGTAGAAAGAGCCAGTGAAATTTTAGGGCATTTAGAACATGATAAAAAACATATTGAAAATAAAGCTAAAATTAAAACTATACCTGCAAAAACTTATCAGCTCGCACTTTTTGAAGCAGATCCTGATATAGAAAAAGCAAAGTCCTTACTTAAGCAATTAGATATAGATACGCTTGCACCTATAGAAGCTTTGCTAAAATTAAAAGAGCTTCAGGAGAGCTTAAAGTAA
- a CDS encoding M28 family peptidase: protein MQILYIVGYLLLYLITIKDTYIYLGNTSTTEKYINKPSLHFNTDSAHYFIQQQVNLGPRVPNTTAHKTCKAYLKQQLKEYADKVYVQKFQATAFNGVKLELYNIIASFNEACTHRILLAAHWDTRPFADKDTNSKQKPILGANDGASGVGILLELARNIKQVSLKNVGIDIILFDGEDYGPPQGYQKQLTNRAIFWCLGSQFWSQHPHKDNYTAHYGILLDMVGSKKATFYKEAWSVYYANKYTNSIWNTAQALGHGYYFINQASQNYILDDHYFVNKYAHIPMVNIIDHHPTSKGCFPSYHHTHADHLNLIDKGTLQAVGETVLKVIYAADLAY from the coding sequence ATGCAAATATTATATATAGTAGGTTATTTGCTTTTGTACCTTATAACTATAAAAGATACTTACATCTATTTAGGAAATACGTCTACTACTGAGAAGTATATAAATAAACCATCTTTACACTTTAATACTGACTCTGCTCATTATTTTATACAGCAACAAGTGAATTTAGGGCCTAGGGTGCCTAATACAACAGCTCATAAGACATGTAAAGCCTACCTCAAGCAACAACTAAAAGAATATGCAGATAAAGTATACGTACAAAAGTTTCAAGCTACTGCCTTTAATGGGGTAAAACTTGAGCTTTATAATATCATTGCCAGCTTTAATGAAGCTTGCACACATAGGATTTTACTAGCAGCCCATTGGGATACACGTCCTTTTGCTGATAAGGATACTAATTCTAAACAAAAGCCTATTTTAGGTGCCAATGATGGAGCTAGTGGCGTAGGCATATTATTAGAGCTAGCACGTAACATCAAGCAAGTATCTCTTAAAAATGTAGGTATAGATATTATTCTTTTTGATGGAGAGGATTATGGTCCACCTCAAGGATATCAGAAACAACTTACCAACCGAGCTATATTTTGGTGTTTAGGATCCCAATTTTGGTCACAACACCCACACAAAGACAATTATACAGCACACTATGGTATCTTGCTAGATATGGTGGGAAGTAAGAAAGCTACTTTTTACAAAGAAGCTTGGTCTGTCTATTATGCCAATAAGTATACAAACAGTATATGGAATACAGCACAAGCGTTAGGACATGGATACTATTTTATAAATCAAGCTAGTCAAAACTATATTTTAGATGATCATTATTTTGTTAATAAGTATGCCCATATTCCTATGGTTAATATTATTGATCACCATCCTACTTCTAAAGGTTGCTTCCCATCATATCACCACACCCATGCTGATCATTTAAACCTGATTGATAAAGGAACTTTACAAGCCGTAGGAGAAACTGTACTAAAAGTTATCTATGCAGCAGACTTAGCATACTAG
- the ruvC gene encoding crossover junction endodeoxyribonuclease RuvC → MLQERIIIGIDPGTQVMGYGVIKVLQHQQFSILQYGILDLQQCPSHALKLQKIFKYTLEILDEFTPDEAALEAPFYGKNVQSMLKLGRAQGVAMAAALMREVPITEYAPRKIKQAITGNGNASKEQVAYMLMSMLPSKSMPEKLDATDALAVAVCHAYQQQGCNTRTTSWKHFLQNNPNLLA, encoded by the coding sequence TTGTTACAAGAACGTATTATTATCGGTATAGACCCAGGCACACAGGTAATGGGGTATGGAGTTATAAAAGTCCTACAACACCAGCAATTTAGTATTTTACAATATGGCATCTTAGATCTCCAACAATGCCCTTCGCATGCGCTTAAACTTCAGAAGATTTTTAAATATACATTAGAAATACTGGATGAGTTTACCCCAGACGAAGCAGCTTTAGAAGCACCTTTTTATGGTAAGAATGTGCAATCTATGCTTAAGCTTGGTAGAGCACAAGGCGTAGCCATGGCAGCAGCGCTCATGCGAGAAGTACCCATTACAGAATATGCACCACGTAAAATCAAACAAGCTATAACCGGTAATGGCAATGCTTCTAAAGAGCAAGTAGCTTATATGCTTATGTCTATGCTACCATCTAAGTCTATGCCTGAAAAATTAGACGCTACTGATGCCTTGGCCGTAGCCGTATGCCATGCTTATCAACAGCAAGGTTGTAACACACGTACAACAAGCTGGAAACATTTTTTGCAAAATAACCCTAATCTATTAGCTTAA
- a CDS encoding ubiquitin carboxyl-terminal hydrolase family protein, producing the protein MHSLKKLMWIIFFLFWITNCQHNHCSSPSQTTKQLSLRESGTGSPGGIPNLKATCYMNSVLQILKAFYLPKVNEKSDELAKPLQALMQVIQDDREAANQNEAIAVFEALHHKFGWTSDYESHEDAADLMDKFLDWINIPLAATNTISIDPTTKEAGAPSDDQWFNYHVELPTEREDLKTIQDFFNNSLVPDKVMAKLKEDKSDRALDRVKRLKDLDKLYKGMLILQLKRFATNGGTTRLDDRTYSKDFVKIKIDKEVEEPFHLIIKKEQTFENEKNFYYKLVGFIRHKGSLEEGHYKAYIKKDGIWICYNDNDLSTVSDVKAEAKAKQAYLFFYEPIQLKRNP; encoded by the coding sequence ATGCATTCATTAAAAAAGCTTATGTGGATTATATTCTTTTTATTTTGGATAACAAATTGCCAGCATAATCACTGCTCCAGTCCATCACAAACAACCAAGCAACTTTCATTAAGAGAATCAGGTACAGGCTCACCAGGTGGCATTCCTAATTTAAAAGCTACTTGTTATATGAATTCTGTATTACAAATACTAAAGGCATTTTACTTACCAAAAGTAAATGAAAAGAGCGATGAGTTAGCAAAACCTCTTCAAGCACTTATGCAGGTAATTCAAGATGATAGAGAAGCAGCTAACCAGAACGAAGCAATAGCTGTTTTTGAAGCTTTACATCACAAATTTGGCTGGACATCTGACTATGAATCTCACGAAGATGCAGCAGATTTAATGGATAAATTTTTGGATTGGATAAATATACCCCTTGCTGCTACAAACACCATATCTATTGATCCTACTACTAAAGAAGCAGGAGCCCCATCTGATGATCAGTGGTTTAATTACCATGTAGAATTACCTACAGAACGAGAAGATTTAAAAACTATACAAGACTTTTTTAACAATAGTTTAGTCCCAGACAAGGTAATGGCTAAGCTTAAAGAAGACAAATCTGATAGAGCACTAGATAGGGTAAAAAGATTAAAAGATCTTGATAAACTTTACAAGGGTATGTTAATCTTACAGCTTAAGCGATTTGCTACAAATGGGGGCACTACCCGATTAGATGATAGAACTTACTCCAAAGATTTTGTAAAAATTAAAATAGATAAAGAGGTGGAAGAGCCTTTCCATTTAATAATCAAAAAGGAGCAAACCTTTGAAAACGAGAAGAATTTTTATTACAAGTTAGTAGGGTTCATCCGGCATAAAGGTAGTTTAGAGGAAGGACATTATAAAGCTTATATTAAAAAAGATGGTATATGGATTTGCTATAATGATAACGATCTCAGCACAGTATCAGATGTAAAAGCTGAAGCTAAGGCTAAGCAAGCTTATCTATTTTTTTATGAGCCTATTCAACTAAAAAGAAACCCTTAG
- a CDS encoding penicillin acylase family protein — translation MHRIRSYSILGISLLVTLFLNLNIGKIPPIAKFLDPFQGFWQNSEAKPMQLPSNLSLAGLEDAVNIYFDENLIPHIQAKNDKDLYFAQGYITAFHRLWQMEFQTHAAAGRVAEVVGPVAINYDRLQRRKGMVYAAKNALDKVQKDPVINEIVTAYTAGVNAYISSLNYKKLPVEYKLLAYTPESWTPLKTMLVIVQMADNMSGYEQSLQHIHAFHLLGEDKFSFLFPDYDLAHEPIIPKNTPWNFKPLNLKPSSIDTRIELDNKFVPIPDSQVPNKIQALPNNGSNNWAVSGKKTVTGRPYLASDPHLNLRLPSIWYGIHLQSPSVNVAGGALPGTPGILIGFNESIAWGLTNAAWAVRDWYAIDFKDSTKAEYCYDNLLLKSQFVVEEIKVKNSESVFDTVVYTHLGPIVYDDNFTDPNHCKNLAMKWVGHHPGNEILAFYLINRAKNLQDFEHALQYHHVPVQNFAFASVQNDIAMEIAGKLPARWKNQGKAIMPGNSLACEWQCYIPISHYPKIINPKHGYISSANERATDKSYPYYYHQFYAESYRNRRINQVLSQLTKVDDKAMMRLQNDNYNLAAQENLSLLLSYLDTAQLDTPQQQAYQTLLDWNFLNEAEQVAPSIFRAWQDQLSDMLWSSFYNYPLSLQKPTFFQTMYIIKNHANSNHLELGTYQNLQALITDSFKKAVRSLQAWQVEHKKLYKWRDYHAISIPHLAQIAPFSISNLCIGGGESIVNANDGSHGVSMRIIVSLDKTPKAWFIYPGGQSGNPGSPHYTKFIDDWCKGKYINLSLVVPDVAKRASGNEVVLTP, via the coding sequence ATGCATAGAATAAGGAGTTACTCTATACTTGGCATTTCACTACTGGTCACACTATTTTTAAATCTTAACATAGGAAAAATACCACCCATAGCTAAGTTTTTGGATCCTTTCCAAGGCTTTTGGCAAAACTCAGAAGCAAAGCCTATGCAATTGCCCTCTAACCTCTCATTGGCAGGACTAGAGGACGCTGTCAATATCTATTTTGATGAAAATCTTATACCGCACATACAAGCAAAAAATGACAAAGATCTATACTTTGCCCAAGGCTATATAACAGCCTTTCATAGACTGTGGCAAATGGAGTTTCAGACTCATGCAGCTGCAGGTAGGGTTGCAGAAGTAGTAGGACCAGTTGCTATTAACTATGACCGATTACAACGTAGGAAAGGTATGGTATATGCAGCAAAAAATGCACTTGATAAGGTTCAGAAAGATCCTGTAATCAATGAAATTGTAACTGCTTATACAGCAGGTGTAAATGCGTATATTAGCTCACTAAATTATAAAAAATTACCTGTAGAATATAAGTTGCTTGCTTATACTCCAGAAAGTTGGACACCTTTAAAAACTATGCTGGTAATTGTTCAGATGGCTGATAATATGAGTGGGTATGAGCAAAGCTTACAGCATATTCATGCTTTCCACTTATTAGGAGAAGATAAGTTTTCCTTTTTATTTCCAGATTATGACTTGGCACACGAACCTATTATTCCAAAAAATACACCTTGGAATTTTAAACCTCTTAACCTTAAACCCTCTTCAATAGATACAAGAATTGAGTTAGATAATAAATTTGTTCCTATTCCTGACTCCCAAGTACCTAACAAAATACAAGCATTACCTAACAATGGCAGTAACAACTGGGCAGTATCAGGAAAGAAAACAGTTACTGGTCGTCCATACTTAGCGAGTGATCCTCATCTAAATCTGCGGTTGCCTTCAATATGGTATGGTATTCATTTACAATCTCCCAGCGTAAATGTAGCGGGTGGCGCTCTTCCAGGTACGCCAGGTATCCTTATTGGCTTTAATGAGTCAATTGCCTGGGGGCTTACCAATGCAGCATGGGCAGTTCGAGATTGGTATGCTATTGACTTTAAAGACAGTACAAAGGCAGAGTACTGCTATGATAATTTGTTACTTAAATCTCAATTTGTAGTTGAAGAAATAAAAGTAAAAAATAGTGAATCTGTATTCGATACAGTAGTATATACTCACTTAGGGCCTATTGTATATGATGATAATTTTACAGATCCCAACCATTGTAAAAACTTGGCCATGAAGTGGGTAGGACACCATCCAGGTAATGAAATTCTAGCTTTTTATCTAATTAATAGGGCAAAAAATCTGCAGGATTTTGAACATGCGCTACAATATCACCATGTGCCTGTACAAAATTTTGCTTTTGCTTCTGTACAAAATGATATAGCAATGGAAATAGCTGGTAAATTGCCTGCTAGATGGAAAAATCAAGGGAAGGCTATTATGCCTGGGAATTCACTTGCATGTGAATGGCAATGCTACATTCCTATAAGCCACTATCCTAAAATAATAAATCCAAAACATGGTTATATTAGCTCGGCTAATGAGCGTGCTACTGATAAGTCTTATCCATACTATTATCATCAATTTTATGCAGAAAGTTATCGTAATCGCAGAATCAATCAAGTCTTAAGTCAGCTAACTAAAGTAGATGATAAGGCAATGATGCGCTTGCAAAATGATAACTATAATTTGGCTGCACAAGAAAACTTAAGTTTGTTGTTAAGCTATTTAGATACTGCTCAATTAGATACTCCACAGCAGCAAGCTTATCAGACTTTGTTAGATTGGAATTTTTTAAATGAAGCTGAGCAAGTGGCTCCTTCTATTTTTAGAGCTTGGCAGGATCAACTGAGCGATATGCTGTGGTCGTCTTTCTATAATTATCCGTTGTCTTTACAAAAGCCAACCTTCTTTCAGACAATGTATATTATAAAAAACCATGCTAATAGTAACCATTTAGAATTAGGCACCTATCAAAATTTACAAGCCCTCATTACAGATAGTTTTAAAAAGGCTGTGCGTAGTCTCCAAGCTTGGCAAGTTGAACACAAAAAATTATATAAATGGAGAGATTATCATGCTATTAGCATCCCTCATCTTGCACAAATAGCTCCTTTTAGTATCTCTAATTTATGTATTGGTGGAGGTGAAAGCATTGTAAATGCAAATGACGGTAGCCATGGTGTTTCTATGCGGATAATTGTATCGCTTGATAAAACTCCTAAAGCCTGGTTTATTTATCCAGGTGGGCAGTCTGGAAATCCAGGTAGCCCACATTACACAAAGTTTATAGATGATTGGTGTAAGGGCAAGTATATCAATCTTTCGCTTGTTGTACCAGACGTAGCAAAAAGAGCATCAGGTAATGAAGTAGTTTTAACACCTTAA
- a CDS encoding DMT family transporter, giving the protein MSNKTKAIAFILLNCISFTLSMTINKLVNPAIPVALKVLIRASFGLLFFSPLILKSGFRVLVSNKLSLQILRIFLMSIAMGATYFTYTNMPFTIAISIGFTGPIFTAVLSYLILKDRLKIGQWVAIFIGYLGVLLIIKPHGEVNYAIYVAILGNVVVGLSLIFTKRLVKIDSKNTILILGNIGIVATSSLWAFIYWLGSKYENLWLHAVWVCPSWKDFQWLIIMGFLGAISQMASITALKYASPSFLSPFEYSRLVLAVPIGIFLGEALPGYREIVGIIIILISTVYNSWQGDFHAKSKK; this is encoded by the coding sequence ATGAGTAATAAAACAAAAGCCATAGCTTTTATCTTACTAAATTGTATTTCCTTCACGCTTAGCATGACAATTAATAAGTTAGTAAACCCTGCTATTCCAGTAGCTTTGAAAGTTTTAATCCGTGCTAGTTTTGGGCTTCTTTTTTTTAGTCCGCTTATTCTTAAAAGTGGGTTTCGTGTGTTGGTATCTAATAAGCTAAGCCTACAGATACTACGTATCTTCTTGATGTCTATAGCAATGGGAGCTACTTATTTTACCTATACTAACATGCCATTTACAATTGCCATTTCTATTGGCTTTACCGGACCCATATTTACGGCTGTATTGTCTTATCTTATTTTAAAAGACCGTTTAAAGATAGGGCAGTGGGTGGCTATCTTTATAGGATATTTAGGTGTTTTATTAATAATAAAACCTCATGGAGAAGTAAACTATGCCATTTATGTAGCCATTTTAGGAAATGTAGTTGTTGGACTCAGTTTAATTTTTACTAAAAGGTTGGTTAAAATTGACTCTAAAAATACCATTCTTATCCTTGGTAATATAGGAATTGTAGCTACTAGTTCTTTATGGGCTTTTATATACTGGCTCGGAAGTAAATATGAAAATTTATGGCTACATGCTGTGTGGGTATGTCCTAGTTGGAAAGATTTTCAGTGGTTGATTATTATGGGGTTTTTAGGAGCTATTTCTCAGATGGCTAGTATTACAGCTTTAAAATACGCATCACCCAGTTTCTTATCTCCCTTTGAATATAGTAGATTAGTCCTGGCCGTTCCCATTGGGATTTTTTTAGGAGAGGCTTTACCTGGTTATAGAGAAATAGTAGGCATTATAATTATTCTTATTTCTACAGTTTACAACTCTTGGCAAGGAGATTTTCATGCAAAGTCCAAAAAATAA
- a CDS encoding polyprenyl synthetase family protein: MLTDISLLVSKELSKVNDYINRCLYTENPVIQQVIQYSFQQQGKQLRPQLVLIVASVLGNDITEKTRRGAALVSLLHHASLIHDDVVDEATYRRHKETVNARWGNKLAVLFGDYVLANSLQIAIENQDYDFLPMLTITTQTMSEGEILQLKQAQEIMASEATYLEIIQKKTASLLAASCAMGAMSVSASQEQIEIMYAIGEQIGMAFQLSDDLIDYGVTTNAGKATFMDLKAHTLTLPLIYALQQASASETQYILSLVKSYNTDDTKFTQEILSLINKVGGIKYTLQKINFYQQKALELIKTHLRPSAYTDALVALIHKMILTK, translated from the coding sequence ATGTTAACAGATATTTCACTATTAGTTAGTAAAGAGCTTTCAAAGGTAAATGATTATATAAACAGATGCTTGTATACTGAAAATCCTGTAATACAACAAGTTATTCAATACTCATTTCAGCAACAAGGCAAACAACTAAGACCTCAATTGGTACTTATAGTAGCAAGTGTACTGGGAAACGATATTACAGAAAAAACACGTCGAGGTGCAGCTTTAGTTTCTTTACTACATCACGCATCACTTATACATGACGATGTAGTAGATGAGGCTACTTATAGAAGACATAAGGAAACGGTTAATGCAAGATGGGGCAATAAACTAGCTGTATTATTTGGAGATTACGTGCTAGCCAATAGCTTGCAAATAGCCATAGAAAATCAAGATTATGATTTTTTACCTATGCTTACAATAACGACTCAGACTATGAGCGAAGGTGAAATCTTACAGCTCAAGCAAGCACAAGAAATAATGGCTTCAGAAGCAACTTATCTAGAGATTATTCAAAAAAAGACAGCTAGCCTGTTAGCTGCTTCTTGTGCTATGGGTGCTATGTCTGTGTCTGCTTCGCAGGAGCAGATTGAAATCATGTATGCAATAGGAGAGCAAATAGGTATGGCTTTTCAACTTAGCGATGACTTAATAGATTATGGTGTTACTACTAATGCTGGCAAAGCAACGTTTATGGATTTAAAAGCTCATACTTTAACTTTGCCGTTGATATATGCTTTGCAGCAAGCATCTGCCTCTGAAACCCAATATATTTTGTCACTCGTTAAAAGTTACAATACCGATGACACTAAATTTACACAAGAAATTTTGTCATTGATAAATAAGGTAGGAGGTATTAAGTATACCTTGCAGAAAATAAATTTTTATCAGCAAAAAGCGTTGGAGTTAATAAAAACTCATTTACGTCCCTCAGCTTATACAGATGCTTTGGTGGCATTAATTCATAAAATGATATTAACAAAGTAG
- a CDS encoding Hsp20/alpha crystallin family protein, with product MTLMKVDQSLFPRLSNLWEDFLGKDITDLPNNWKTGASVPAVNIVEKSDKFLVQLAIPGMDRNDFKINIDNGVLSVASEKEEEHEEKDKESKYTRREFCYQSFKRSFTLPESVQADKIEAKYENGILEIILPKHEVARVKPVKQIPVK from the coding sequence ATGACACTGATGAAAGTAGACCAAAGCTTGTTTCCTAGACTTTCAAATTTGTGGGAAGATTTTTTAGGTAAAGATATTACTGACTTACCTAATAATTGGAAGACAGGAGCCAGTGTGCCTGCTGTAAATATTGTAGAAAAGTCTGACAAATTTCTGGTACAACTAGCTATCCCTGGAATGGATCGTAATGATTTCAAAATAAATATTGATAATGGTGTGTTGAGTGTTGCTTCAGAAAAAGAAGAAGAGCACGAAGAAAAAGATAAAGAAAGCAAATACACTAGAAGAGAGTTTTGCTATCAATCTTTTAAGCGGTCCTTTACTTTACCAGAATCTGTACAAGCTGACAAAATAGAAGCGAAGTATGAAAATGGTATACTGGAAATAATTCTTCCAAAACATGAAGTAGCTAGAGTAAAACCGGTCAAACAGATACCAGTGAAGTAA